Proteins from one Microbacterium faecale genomic window:
- a CDS encoding spermidine/putrescine ABC transporter substrate-binding protein, translating to MERSLETRVSQAVDAWLRWLPRWEPATHRGRRSPCSRCFGSPVLTAAGIDTDTPHGVQHGLSTRIKTIVDQRVATYTANNLPLLQSELDQQAARNNARSYRPREDLGPEFDGLPLDPEPEPGAPFLFTIADFEAEAAQETPPLPPLSEEAKQSLRREVHLADAFANDVGREVCRLLETHRQRVRAAVSEYVDPQIDAMLKELTSSLDAPFDPRDFGA from the coding sequence ATGGAGCGCTCACTGGAGACCCGGGTGAGCCAGGCCGTCGATGCCTGGCTGCGTTGGCTGCCCCGCTGGGAGCCGGCCACGCACCGCGGGCGCCGCTCCCCGTGCTCGCGCTGCTTCGGATCCCCGGTGCTCACCGCCGCGGGAATCGACACCGACACGCCGCACGGCGTGCAGCACGGCCTCTCGACGCGCATCAAGACGATCGTCGACCAGCGTGTCGCGACGTACACAGCCAACAACCTGCCGCTGCTGCAGTCGGAGCTCGATCAGCAGGCGGCGCGCAACAACGCGCGCAGTTACCGGCCGCGCGAGGATCTCGGGCCCGAGTTCGACGGCCTCCCGCTGGATCCCGAGCCCGAGCCCGGCGCGCCCTTCCTCTTCACGATCGCCGACTTCGAGGCCGAGGCCGCTCAGGAGACCCCTCCCCTGCCGCCGCTCTCGGAGGAGGCGAAGCAGTCGCTGCGACGCGAGGTGCACCTCGCCGACGCATTCGCGAACGACGTCGGACGCGAGGTGTGTCGGCTCCTCGAGACGCACCGCCAGCGCGTGCGCGCCGCAGTGAGCGAGTACGTGGATCCGCAGATCGACGCGATGCTCAAGGAGCTCACCAGCTCGCTCGACGCGCCGTTCGACCCACGCGACTTCGGCGCGTAG
- the rpsL gene encoding 30S ribosomal protein S12, whose amino-acid sequence MPTIQQLVRKGRQTRKKTSNSPALKANPQQAGVCTRVYTTTPKKPNSAMRKVARVKLRNGTEVTAYIPGEGHNLQEHSLVLVRGGRVKDLPGVRYRIVRGALDTQAVKNRKQARSVYGAKKG is encoded by the coding sequence GTGCCAACTATTCAGCAGTTGGTTCGCAAGGGCCGCCAGACGAGGAAGAAGACCTCGAACTCGCCGGCTCTGAAGGCGAACCCGCAGCAGGCCGGCGTGTGCACCCGTGTGTACACCACCACCCCGAAGAAGCCGAACTCGGCGATGCGCAAGGTCGCTCGTGTGAAGCTCCGCAACGGCACCGAGGTGACGGCCTACATCCCCGGCGAGGGACACAACCTGCAGGAGCACTCGCTGGTGCTCGTGCGCGGCGGTCGTGTCAAGGACCTCCCGGGTGTGCGTTACCGCATCGTCCGTGGCGCGCTCGACACGCAGGCCGTCAAGAACCGCAAGCAGGCGCGCAGCGTCTACGGCGCAAAGAAGGGTTGA
- the rpsG gene encoding 30S ribosomal protein S7 encodes MPRKGPAPKRPVVNDPVYGAPVVTQLVNKILVHGKKALAENIVYGALAGVDAKSDGDAVATLKKALDNVRPTLEVRSRRVGGSTYQVPVEVKPHRANTLALRWLVSYAKGRREKTMTERLMNEILDASNGLGAAVKRREDTHKMAESNRAFAHYRW; translated from the coding sequence ATGCCTCGTAAGGGTCCCGCACCCAAGCGCCCCGTCGTCAACGACCCGGTATACGGCGCCCCCGTTGTCACGCAGCTCGTGAACAAGATCCTCGTCCACGGCAAGAAGGCACTCGCCGAGAACATCGTCTACGGTGCACTCGCCGGTGTCGACGCCAAGTCGGACGGCGACGCGGTCGCCACGCTCAAGAAGGCGCTCGACAACGTGCGTCCCACGCTTGAGGTTCGCAGCCGCCGCGTCGGTGGGTCGACGTACCAGGTTCCGGTCGAGGTCAAGCCTCACCGTGCCAACACGCTCGCCCTCCGCTGGCTCGTGAGCTACGCGAAGGGTCGTCGCGAGAAGACGATGACCGAGCGTCTCATGAACGAGATCCTCGACGCTTCCAACGGCCTGGGTGCCGCGGTGAAGCGCCGCGAGGACACGCACAAGATGGCGGAGTCCAACCGAGCCTTCGCGCACTACCGCTGGTAA
- the fusA gene encoding elongation factor G yields the protein MAQDVLTDLKKVRNIGIMAHIDAGKTTTTERILYYTGVNHKIGETHDGGATTDWMEQEQERGITITSAAVTCFWDNNQVNIIDTPGHVDFTVEVERSLRVLDGAVAVFDGKEGVEPQSETVWRQADKYNVPRVCFVNKMDKLGADFYFTVQTIIDRLKATPIVMQLPIGAESDFTGVVDLLSMKAFVWPGDAKGNVEIGAMYETQEIPADLQAKAEEYREKLVEAAAEADDELLEKFFGGEELTIDEIKSGIRKRTIAGDAFPVFCGSAFKNRGVQPILDAVVDFLPSPVDVPAIEAHDPKDESKIIERHADADEPFAALSFKVVSHPFFGRLTYIRVYSGYLESGAQIVNSTKGRKERIGKIFQMHANKEQPVESVTAGHIYAVIGLKDTTTGDTLSDAAAPVVLESMTFPEPVIEVAIEPKTKADQEKLGLAIQKLAEEDPTFRVENNPETGQTIVKGMGELHLDILVDRMKREFKVEANVGKPQVAYRETIRKAVERHDYTHKKQTGGSGQFAKIQFRLDPLEVEGDKVYEFENKVTGGRVPREYIPSVDQGFQDAMNVGVLAGYPLVGVKATLVDGAAHDVDSSEMAFKIAGSMGFKEAIQKASPALLEPLMGVEVRTPEEYMGDVIGDLNSRRGQVQSMEDAAGVKVIKALVPLSSMFGYIGDLRSRTSGRAVYSMEFDSYAEVPKAVADEIIQKGKGE from the coding sequence GTGGCACAAGACGTGCTCACCGACCTCAAGAAGGTCCGCAACATTGGCATCATGGCGCACATCGATGCCGGTAAGACCACGACTACCGAGCGCATCCTGTACTACACGGGCGTCAACCACAAGATCGGTGAGACGCACGACGGTGGCGCGACGACGGACTGGATGGAGCAGGAGCAGGAGCGTGGCATCACGATCACGTCCGCTGCTGTGACGTGCTTCTGGGACAACAACCAGGTCAACATCATCGACACCCCCGGCCACGTCGACTTCACGGTCGAGGTCGAGCGCTCGCTTCGCGTGCTCGACGGCGCCGTTGCCGTCTTCGACGGCAAGGAGGGCGTGGAGCCCCAGTCGGAGACGGTGTGGCGTCAGGCCGACAAGTACAACGTCCCGCGCGTCTGCTTCGTCAACAAGATGGACAAGCTCGGTGCGGACTTCTACTTCACCGTTCAGACGATCATCGACCGCCTGAAGGCGACCCCGATCGTCATGCAGCTGCCCATCGGCGCTGAGAGCGACTTCACCGGCGTCGTCGACCTGCTCAGCATGAAGGCCTTCGTGTGGCCGGGCGATGCTAAGGGCAACGTCGAAATCGGCGCCATGTACGAGACGCAGGAGATTCCCGCGGACCTCCAGGCCAAGGCTGAGGAGTACCGCGAGAAGCTCGTCGAGGCGGCCGCTGAGGCCGATGACGAGCTGCTCGAGAAGTTCTTCGGTGGCGAAGAGCTCACGATCGACGAGATCAAGTCGGGTATCCGCAAGCGCACGATCGCGGGCGACGCGTTCCCCGTGTTCTGTGGTTCGGCATTCAAGAACCGCGGAGTGCAGCCGATCCTCGACGCTGTCGTCGACTTCCTCCCGTCGCCGGTCGACGTGCCCGCCATCGAGGCGCACGACCCGAAGGACGAGTCGAAGATCATCGAGCGTCACGCCGACGCCGACGAGCCGTTCGCGGCGCTGTCGTTCAAGGTCGTCTCGCACCCGTTCTTCGGTCGCCTGACCTACATCCGCGTCTACTCGGGTTACCTCGAGTCCGGTGCGCAGATCGTCAACTCGACCAAGGGCCGCAAGGAGCGCATCGGGAAGATCTTCCAGATGCACGCCAACAAGGAGCAGCCGGTCGAGTCGGTCACCGCTGGCCACATCTACGCGGTCATCGGCCTCAAGGACACGACGACGGGCGACACGCTCAGCGACGCGGCCGCACCGGTCGTGCTCGAGTCGATGACGTTCCCGGAGCCCGTGATCGAGGTCGCCATCGAGCCGAAGACGAAGGCTGACCAGGAGAAGCTCGGTCTCGCCATTCAGAAGCTCGCCGAAGAGGACCCGACGTTCCGCGTCGAGAACAACCCGGAGACCGGTCAGACGATCGTCAAGGGCATGGGTGAGCTGCACCTCGACATCCTCGTGGACCGCATGAAGCGCGAGTTCAAGGTCGAGGCGAACGTCGGCAAGCCGCAGGTGGCGTACCGCGAGACGATCCGCAAGGCCGTTGAGCGTCACGACTACACGCACAAGAAGCAGACGGGTGGATCGGGTCAGTTCGCGAAGATCCAGTTCCGTCTCGACCCGCTCGAGGTCGAGGGCGACAAAGTGTACGAGTTCGAGAACAAGGTCACTGGTGGCCGCGTTCCGCGCGAGTACATCCCCTCGGTCGACCAGGGCTTCCAGGACGCGATGAACGTCGGCGTGCTCGCCGGCTACCCGCTCGTGGGCGTCAAGGCGACGCTCGTCGACGGTGCCGCGCACGACGTCGACTCCTCGGAGATGGCGTTCAAGATCGCCGGTTCGATGGGCTTCAAGGAGGCCATCCAGAAGGCGAGCCCCGCGCTGCTCGAGCCGCTCATGGGCGTCGAGGTCCGTACGCCCGAGGAGTACATGGGCGACGTCATCGGCGACCTGAACTCGCGTCGCGGTCAGGTGCAGTCGATGGAGGACGCCGCGGGCGTCAAGGTCATCAAGGCCCTGGTTCCGCTCTCGAGCATGTTCGGTTACATTGGCGACCTGCGTTCGCGTACGTCCGGCCGCGCTGTCTACTCCATGGAGTTCGACAGCTACGCCGAGGTGCCGAAGGCGGTTGCCGACGAGATCATCCAGAAGGGCAAGGGCGAGTAA
- the tuf gene encoding elongation factor Tu translates to MAKAKFERSKPHVNIGTIGHVDHGKTTLTAAISKVLADKYPSDVNVQRDYGSIDSAPEERDRGITINVSHVEYETPARHYAHVDAPGHADYVKNMITGAAQMDGAILVVAATDGPMAQTREHVLLAKQVGVPYLLVALNKCDMVDDEEILELVELEVRELLSSQGFDGDNAPVVQVSGYQALQGDEKWTQAIVDLMQAVDDSVPEPVRDRDKPFLMPIEDVFTITGRGTVVTGRAERGTLAINSDVEIVGIRDTQKTTVTGIEMFHKQLDEAWAGENCGLLLRGLKREDVERGQVVVKPGSVTPHTNFEGTAYILSKEEGGRHNPFYTNYRPQFYFRTTDVTGVISLPEGTEMVMPGDTTDMTVELIQPIAMEDGLGFAIREGGRTVGAGTVTNVIK, encoded by the coding sequence GTGGCTAAGGCCAAGTTCGAGCGCAGCAAGCCGCACGTCAACATCGGAACCATCGGTCACGTTGACCACGGCAAGACCACGCTTACCGCCGCCATCTCGAAGGTGCTGGCCGACAAGTACCCGTCGGACGTCAACGTCCAGCGTGACTACGGCTCGATCGACTCGGCTCCGGAGGAGCGCGACCGCGGTATCACGATCAACGTTTCGCACGTCGAGTACGAGACGCCCGCGCGTCACTACGCGCACGTTGACGCCCCTGGTCACGCTGACTACGTCAAGAACATGATCACCGGTGCCGCCCAGATGGACGGCGCGATCCTCGTGGTCGCGGCGACCGACGGCCCGATGGCTCAGACGCGTGAGCACGTCCTGCTCGCCAAGCAGGTCGGCGTTCCCTACCTGCTCGTCGCGCTCAACAAGTGCGACATGGTCGACGACGAGGAGATCCTGGAGCTCGTCGAGCTCGAGGTGCGCGAGCTGCTCTCCTCGCAGGGCTTCGACGGCGACAACGCTCCCGTCGTGCAGGTGTCCGGTTACCAGGCACTCCAGGGCGACGAGAAGTGGACGCAGGCGATCGTCGACCTCATGCAGGCCGTCGACGACTCCGTTCCGGAGCCCGTCCGTGACCGCGACAAGCCGTTCCTGATGCCGATCGAGGACGTCTTCACGATCACCGGTCGTGGCACGGTCGTCACGGGTCGCGCCGAGCGCGGCACCCTCGCGATCAACTCCGACGTCGAGATCGTCGGCATCCGCGACACCCAGAAGACCACGGTCACGGGTATCGAGATGTTCCACAAGCAGCTCGACGAGGCCTGGGCCGGCGAGAACTGTGGCCTCCTGCTTCGCGGTCTGAAGCGTGAGGACGTCGAGCGCGGCCAGGTCGTCGTCAAGCCCGGTTCGGTGACCCCTCACACGAACTTCGAGGGCACGGCCTACATCCTCTCGAAGGAAGAGGGCGGCCGTCACAACCCGTTCTACACGAACTACCGTCCGCAGTTCTACTTCCGTACGACGGACGTCACGGGCGTCATCTCGCTGCCCGAGGGCACCGAGATGGTCATGCCGGGTGACACCACGGACATGACGGTCGAGCTGATCCAGCCGATCGCCATGGAAGACGGTCTCGGCTTCGCGATCCGTGAGGGTGGCCGCACGGTCGGCGCCGGCACGGTGACGAACGTCATCAAGTAA